A window from Gammaproteobacteria bacterium encodes these proteins:
- a CDS encoding iron-containing alcohol dehydrogenase has translation MSTSILDTGIKLVKNVGRFNFGAGCLDELPKHLAVRRDLAAKEGENSNVIYLIDEFFANQKEMLIRVGVNPQDRIEFVSTREEPKTDAIDQRVAALKGAGYSSPVAIVGIGGGITLDTAKAVANLFTNGGRAEQYQGWDLVKVPAVYKIGVPTISGTGAEATRTCVMTNTKSGLKLGMNSDHTVFDHIILDPDLTSTVPRDQYFYTGMDAYIHCIESMAGSYRNAVGDAYSRETVNLCRQVFLSDDMMSNDGRERLMVASYLGGCAIAASYVGLVHPFSAGLSVVLGLHHCVANCIAMRAMQEFYPEAYDEFWLMVDRQRVNIPSGVAQGLTENQYRALYESTIIHQKPLTNALGADYRSILTYDKVVSLFQKM, from the coding sequence ATGAGTACCTCTATTCTTGATACTGGCATCAAGCTCGTAAAAAATGTGGGTAGGTTTAACTTCGGTGCTGGTTGTCTAGATGAATTACCGAAGCATTTGGCGGTTCGTCGCGATCTCGCAGCCAAGGAGGGAGAAAACTCTAACGTCATATATCTCATTGACGAATTTTTTGCCAATCAAAAAGAGATGCTTATCCGGGTGGGTGTAAATCCTCAGGACAGAATTGAATTTGTATCTACTCGCGAGGAGCCCAAGACAGACGCAATTGACCAGCGTGTTGCGGCGTTAAAGGGGGCGGGGTATTCAAGCCCCGTGGCGATTGTTGGAATAGGTGGCGGCATCACTTTAGATACGGCGAAGGCTGTGGCCAACCTGTTTACTAATGGTGGACGTGCAGAACAATATCAAGGCTGGGATCTGGTTAAGGTTCCCGCTGTTTATAAAATCGGAGTCCCTACAATTTCTGGTACGGGCGCTGAAGCAACGCGAACCTGTGTTATGACCAATACTAAAAGCGGGCTGAAGCTGGGGATGAATAGTGATCACACCGTTTTTGATCACATTATTCTTGATCCGGATCTTACCTCGACTGTTCCTCGTGACCAATATTTCTATACGGGAATGGATGCCTATATTCATTGTATTGAATCAATGGCGGGTAGTTATCGTAATGCCGTAGGAGATGCTTATTCCCGCGAAACAGTTAATCTTTGTCGGCAAGTGTTTCTGTCTGACGATATGATGTCAAACGACGGCCGTGAGCGGCTGATGGTGGCCTCCTATCTGGGCGGGTGTGCCATTGCGGCCAGTTATGTGGGGTTGGTACATCCGTTTTCAGCTGGGCTTAGTGTCGTGCTGGGGCTGCATCATTGCGTGGCTAATTGCATTGCCATGCGGGCGATGCAAGAATTTTATCCTGAGGCTTATGATGAGTTTTGGCTTATGGTAGATCGTCAGAGAGTGAATATCCCTTCCGGCGTTGCTCAGGGGCTTACCGAGAATCAATATCGTGCGCTCTATGAATCAACGATTATTCATCAGAAGCCGCTTACGAATGCCTTAGGGGCTGATTATCGCAGTATTCTCACATATGACAAAGTGGTGTCACTGTTCCAAAAAATGTGA
- a CDS encoding DegT/DnrJ/EryC1/StrS family aminotransferase — MPGFELIGAEEQAEVNDVFAHGGVLFRHGFDGLRNNCYKVREFEAAFASAMNVPHALAVTSGTAALRVALAALEIGPGDEVITQSFTFVATVEAIIESGATPVCAEIDSTFNLDPEDLERRITEHTRAVIVVHMLGTPARLPEIKKICQKHGLFLIEDSAWGCGGSLNNKPLGTHGNIGTFSFDFAKTMTTGEGGMVVFNSKRHYELAAAWHDHGHENNPAVPRWEDTRSGSGFNYRMMELQGAVGLAQLKKLPHVVAAQRESRARIWNAIHDLPGITAREVPEGSFETADALVFTVSDRETALRCRAALLDKGVSTKILPEATTWHFAATWTHMPQLVNAHGGDVTCAFPKSKALLDRAVSLPVMVKMAEDLPGKILAALSSALRA; from the coding sequence ATGCCAGGGTTTGAACTCATAGGTGCAGAAGAACAAGCTGAGGTTAATGATGTTTTTGCGCATGGCGGTGTGTTGTTCCGTCACGGTTTTGATGGGTTGCGGAATAATTGCTACAAGGTGCGTGAATTCGAGGCCGCGTTTGCAAGTGCTATGAATGTGCCTCACGCGCTGGCGGTTACCTCTGGGACCGCCGCGTTGCGTGTAGCTCTGGCGGCGCTGGAGATTGGTCCAGGCGATGAAGTTATCACTCAGAGCTTTACCTTTGTTGCCACTGTTGAAGCGATTATTGAGTCAGGGGCAACGCCGGTATGTGCAGAAATAGACTCGACATTTAATCTTGATCCAGAAGATTTGGAACGACGCATCACTGAGCACACACGTGCTGTTATAGTGGTTCATATGCTCGGGACGCCGGCGCGATTGCCTGAGATTAAGAAAATATGCCAGAAGCATGGGTTGTTTTTGATAGAGGATTCCGCTTGGGGATGTGGCGGCAGTTTAAATAATAAACCGCTAGGTACCCACGGAAATATAGGGACTTTTAGTTTTGATTTCGCCAAAACCATGACTACCGGAGAAGGTGGAATGGTTGTGTTTAACTCCAAACGGCATTATGAGCTTGCGGCCGCTTGGCATGATCATGGACATGAAAATAATCCCGCTGTGCCACGGTGGGAAGATACGCGTTCCGGAAGTGGATTTAATTATCGCATGATGGAATTGCAAGGTGCTGTGGGGTTGGCGCAGTTAAAAAAATTACCGCATGTTGTCGCCGCTCAACGTGAAAGTCGGGCCCGGATCTGGAATGCTATTCATGATCTGCCGGGAATTACTGCTCGTGAGGTGCCTGAAGGTTCGTTTGAAACCGCCGATGCTCTGGTATTTACAGTATCAGATCGAGAAACGGCTTTGCGTTGTCGTGCCGCTTTGCTCGATAAGGGGGTGTCTACCAAAATCTTGCCGGAGGCAACTACATGGCATTTTGCGGCAACTTGGACGCACATGCCGCAACTAGTAAACGCGCATGGTGGTGACGTGACATGTGCTTTCCCTAAGTCTAAAGCCTTGCTTGACCGAGCGGTGTCGTTACCGGTTATGGTTAAGATGGCGGAGGACCTGCCTGGAAAGATTCTTGCAGCGCTTTCCAGCGCGCTACGGGCATGA
- a CDS encoding GNAT family N-acetyltransferase, with translation MSSSKLELVPVRKEDAWDEMVCRSPQGTVFSDRLYLDASGCNYHLYWVKQGSEIKAGVALVVSNDDTRCEMDDLVIYGGLMFDLDMNRPYVKRRHDEFQIAEYVIEQVTQKYVSIEFQLAPQFLDLRPFLWHEYHEHQSRGFGFDLRYTSYVDISSLQGFVGREEESPCFCNMETVRRYSVREARRKGGSVACVFDSDTIVDYYRHLMERQGEAQSSAKLSNMKKVMDVLMEAGRGAVYHVLNSKETVIYSVFYGWDTKRAYYLFGAGHPEISESWQGTLAHWEAFKDLAKRKSIREVDMEGVNSPKRGWFKLGFGGNLSPYYHVYKRELG, from the coding sequence ATGTCTAGCTCAAAGCTTGAGCTTGTGCCGGTGCGAAAGGAAGATGCATGGGATGAGATGGTTTGTCGTTCTCCTCAAGGGACAGTGTTTTCAGATCGGCTATATCTTGATGCGTCAGGATGCAATTATCATTTGTATTGGGTTAAACAAGGATCAGAAATTAAGGCCGGAGTTGCTCTAGTTGTATCAAATGACGATACACGCTGTGAGATGGATGACTTGGTGATTTATGGCGGGCTCATGTTTGATCTGGATATGAATCGGCCATATGTTAAGCGTAGGCATGATGAATTTCAAATTGCTGAATATGTTATAGAGCAAGTTACACAAAAATATGTATCAATTGAGTTTCAGTTGGCGCCGCAGTTTCTCGATCTGAGACCATTTCTGTGGCACGAATATCATGAGCATCAGAGTCGAGGGTTCGGATTCGATTTGCGATATACATCTTATGTTGATATTTCAAGCCTACAAGGCTTTGTTGGGCGAGAAGAAGAATCTCCCTGTTTTTGCAATATGGAAACGGTAAGGCGGTATAGTGTGAGGGAGGCCCGGCGGAAGGGTGGCTCTGTTGCGTGCGTGTTTGATAGCGATACTATCGTTGATTATTATCGTCACTTGATGGAGCGTCAGGGAGAGGCTCAGTCATCTGCTAAGTTATCTAACATGAAAAAGGTTATGGATGTTCTAATGGAGGCTGGCAGAGGTGCTGTTTACCATGTTCTGAATTCAAAAGAAACTGTAATTTACTCAGTGTTTTATGGCTGGGATACTAAGCGCGCATATTATCTTTTTGGTGCGGGACATCCAGAGATTAGTGAGTCTTGGCAGGGGACTTTGGCTCATTGGGAAGCATTCAAAGACTTAGCTAAGCGCAAATCCATAAGAGAGGTAGATATGGAAGGCGTTAATAGTCCAAAGAGAGGATGGTTTAAACTCGGATTTGGTGGAAACCTTAGCCCCTATTATCACGTTTATAAAAGGGAGTTGGGTTAG
- a CDS encoding N-acetylneuraminate synthase family protein, whose amino-acid sequence MTAITLGNSIVSPYARPYIIAEIGVNHEGSLDQARRLIDLAKEGGADAAKFQSYKADTLASKHSPAYWDTTKEPTLSQHQLFKKYDNFGPDEYIALAKHCHEVGIDFLSTPFDDAAIEFLDPLVPFYKIASADLTNIPFLRKVAAKGKPVVLSTGASTLGEIDIAVDALTKAGCQDIVLLHCILNYPTNNANAHLRMISGLRRAFPERLIGYSDHTLPDDAMTSLVTAFLLGSVVIEKHFTHDKTLPGNDHYHAMDLKDLARFVDLVDRIGNLLGPSDHKAPISTEAISRLNARRSIVLTKDVPVGHRLGSGDLTYKRPGTGVSPLYWDEVLGKSVSHSLSADHVLQWADLDNTKV is encoded by the coding sequence ATGACGGCAATCACATTAGGTAACTCCATAGTTAGTCCATATGCTCGTCCTTACATAATCGCAGAAATAGGCGTAAATCATGAAGGTTCTTTGGATCAAGCTCGTCGGTTGATAGACTTGGCCAAGGAGGGTGGTGCTGACGCCGCTAAATTTCAGAGTTATAAAGCCGATACTTTGGCCTCAAAACATTCGCCAGCTTATTGGGATACCACTAAAGAACCAACACTCAGTCAGCACCAGCTTTTTAAAAAATATGATAACTTCGGACCGGACGAGTACATAGCGCTAGCTAAACATTGTCATGAAGTGGGTATAGATTTTTTGTCGACACCATTTGATGATGCTGCAATTGAGTTTCTTGATCCTCTGGTGCCATTTTACAAGATTGCTTCCGCTGATCTCACTAATATTCCATTTTTGCGTAAGGTTGCGGCAAAAGGTAAACCGGTTGTGCTTTCAACGGGAGCCTCGACCTTGGGGGAAATTGATATCGCGGTTGATGCGCTAACTAAAGCTGGTTGTCAGGATATTGTCTTATTGCACTGCATACTTAATTATCCCACCAATAATGCTAATGCTCATTTGCGTATGATTTCAGGATTGCGGAGGGCGTTTCCTGAGCGGCTCATTGGGTATTCGGATCACACTCTGCCTGATGATGCTATGACGTCACTGGTGACGGCCTTTCTCCTAGGTTCGGTTGTGATCGAAAAGCATTTCACACATGACAAGACCTTGCCTGGCAATGATCATTATCATGCGATGGATTTAAAAGACTTGGCGCGTTTTGTTGACCTGGTAGACCGAATTGGCAATTTGCTGGGACCTTCAGATCACAAAGCGCCGATATCCACCGAGGCGATTTCCCGGCTTAACGCACGGCGCAGTATTGTATTAACCAAGGATGTGCCTGTTGGGCATCGATTGGGAAGTGGTGATCTCACGTATAAACGTCCGGGGACTGGTGTAAGTCCCTTGTATTGGGATGAAGTTCTTGGGAAATCAGTGAGTCATTCACTAAGCGCTGATCATGTTTTGCAATGGGCTGACCTCGATAACACTAAGGTATGA
- a CDS encoding glycosyltransferase family 2 protein: MTKVPTVSVLVPVHNQEKYIGRCLRSLLAQNMPRDAFEIVVIDDGSHDRTPYALELFCDEITLVRNDANIGLPASLNRGIRVASAPFVVRVDSDDYVNANFLSVLSLFLANNHYMDAVACDYLLVDDREDVLGRKSCVDDPIACGIMFRTEQLIDIGLYDESFLLHEERDLRLRFTQKYSIYRVELPLYRYRRHEANITNNAEAMGIYMRKLVKKHGEGAR, translated from the coding sequence ATGACTAAAGTGCCAACAGTTTCCGTTCTGGTTCCGGTGCATAACCAAGAGAAATATATTGGGAGGTGTTTACGTTCCCTTTTGGCGCAAAATATGCCTCGCGATGCGTTTGAGATTGTTGTGATAGATGATGGTAGTCATGACCGTACACCTTACGCATTGGAGTTGTTCTGTGACGAAATTACTCTGGTGCGTAATGATGCCAATATCGGCTTGCCGGCTTCGCTTAACCGGGGCATTCGTGTGGCAAGCGCACCTTTTGTCGTGCGAGTCGACTCGGATGATTATGTTAATGCCAATTTTTTAAGTGTGTTAAGTCTATTTTTGGCGAATAACCATTATATGGACGCAGTGGCTTGCGATTATCTGTTGGTTGATGATCGAGAGGATGTTTTGGGTCGTAAAAGCTGCGTGGATGATCCTATTGCATGCGGAATAATGTTTCGTACAGAACAGCTTATAGATATTGGTCTATATGATGAAAGTTTTTTGTTGCATGAAGAGCGAGATTTGCGTCTGCGATTCACGCAGAAGTATTCGATTTATAGAGTGGAGTTACCGCTCTATCGCTACCGGCGTCATGAGGCAAATATTACAAACAACGCGGAAGCTATGGGTATATATATGAGAAAATTGGTAAAAAAACATGGTGAGGGGGCTCGCTAA
- a CDS encoding glycosyltransferase family protein yields MKASVVAIVQARMGSSRFPGKMLAKLGSYPLLEWVLRRVSQSQQLDHVVLATSDRPSDDLLVSVAEQCGIKAFRGSESDVLQRFVGAARQTRADWVVRVCGDNPFIDPGEIDRLVEYFANNPCDYACNHLDRLNSHYADGFGAEILSAKLLEKINEVANELRYREHATLYIWDHVHDFQIKSVSAPTALAYPHLRFDVDMQTDLARLGDFVKAGVTFSTPASEIVDLALAGI; encoded by the coding sequence ATGAAGGCTAGCGTTGTTGCCATTGTTCAAGCGAGAATGGGGTCCTCGCGTTTTCCAGGAAAAATGCTTGCTAAGCTCGGATCGTATCCACTGCTTGAGTGGGTGTTGAGACGGGTTAGTCAATCCCAACAATTGGATCATGTGGTTCTGGCTACCTCTGATCGACCAAGTGACGACTTGTTGGTGAGTGTCGCTGAGCAGTGTGGAATAAAGGCATTCCGTGGCAGTGAATCAGACGTCCTTCAGCGGTTTGTGGGGGCTGCCAGGCAGACGCGAGCTGACTGGGTTGTGCGTGTTTGTGGAGATAATCCGTTTATTGATCCGGGGGAGATCGATCGATTGGTAGAGTATTTTGCCAACAATCCCTGTGACTACGCATGTAATCACCTTGATCGCCTGAATAGTCATTACGCTGACGGTTTTGGTGCAGAGATCCTGAGCGCCAAGTTGTTAGAAAAAATTAATGAAGTTGCTAACGAATTACGGTATCGGGAGCATGCGACACTATATATTTGGGATCATGTTCATGATTTTCAAATTAAATCCGTGTCAGCGCCTACTGCGCTTGCGTATCCACACCTTCGTTTTGATGTCGATATGCAGACTGATCTAGCAAGGTTGGGTGATTTTGTGAAAGCGGGGGTGACCTTCTCTACGCCAGCCTCAGAGATTGTTGATTTGGCTCTCGCTGGGATCTAG
- a CDS encoding DUF4910 domain-containing protein — MTQTKVLETEFDFYLRRLFPITRSLTGNGNRETLEILSEIIPIAQYEVLSGTPVYDWVVPDEWNIRDAWIATADGQRVVDFKQNNLHVVSYSEPVNLSMTWDQLKQHIHVHPELPGAIPYRTSYYRRDWGFCVTHAQYAELERIDGPLQVIIDSDLSPGALTYGECLIPGRSKQEILISCYLCHPSMANDSLSGVLLTAFLVRRIAEMKERKFSYRVVFVPETLGAIAYCAANEAAIKQIDIGLVVTTVGGPGKFGYKQSWQLGHAINRMIEQVFKEAGQEFIAYPFDIHGSDERQYSSQGFRVNCATICKDRYYEYPEYHSSLDNLEFVNARQIVATYDLYLRLIAKIENRKIYRSRIPYGEVMLSRHDLYPAQGGAQRPELGGRSELDLILWLLFRCDGRNSLDDIACELGVNSEVLFPLVERLKERGVLADV; from the coding sequence ATGACTCAAACTAAAGTGTTGGAAACAGAGTTTGACTTTTATTTGAGACGACTTTTCCCGATTACTCGAAGTCTAACCGGTAATGGTAATCGCGAAACGCTGGAAATACTGAGCGAAATTATTCCAATTGCTCAATATGAGGTACTTTCCGGAACGCCCGTCTACGACTGGGTTGTGCCGGACGAATGGAATATCCGTGATGCGTGGATTGCGACCGCGGATGGTCAGCGTGTAGTTGATTTTAAGCAAAATAATTTGCATGTCGTAAGCTATAGCGAACCTGTTAATCTCAGTATGACCTGGGATCAGCTCAAGCAGCACATTCATGTTCATCCCGAATTACCAGGGGCGATTCCTTATCGTACGAGCTACTATCGGCGCGATTGGGGTTTCTGTGTTACGCATGCCCAATATGCAGAGCTTGAACGCATTGATGGTCCATTACAAGTGATTATCGATAGCGATCTTAGCCCTGGGGCGTTAACGTATGGTGAATGCCTAATTCCTGGACGATCAAAACAAGAAATCCTAATTTCGTGTTATCTCTGTCATCCTTCGATGGCTAACGACAGTCTGAGTGGCGTGTTGCTCACTGCCTTTCTTGTGCGGCGCATCGCTGAAATGAAAGAAAGGAAGTTTTCCTATCGTGTCGTGTTTGTGCCAGAAACGCTCGGTGCGATTGCTTACTGTGCGGCAAATGAAGCGGCTATCAAGCAAATCGATATCGGTTTGGTAGTGACTACCGTCGGTGGCCCAGGAAAATTCGGATATAAACAAAGTTGGCAGCTGGGGCATGCGATTAACAGGATGATTGAACAAGTTTTTAAAGAGGCGGGACAAGAGTTCATTGCTTATCCGTTCGATATTCATGGAAGTGATGAAAGGCAATACTCTTCTCAAGGATTTCGCGTTAATTGTGCAACGATCTGTAAAGATCGTTACTATGAATATCCAGAATATCATAGCTCATTGGATAATTTGGAATTCGTTAATGCCAGACAAATAGTTGCTACCTATGATTTATATCTCCGGCTTATCGCAAAAATCGAAAACCGGAAGATTTATCGTAGCCGTATTCCATATGGAGAAGTGATGCTCTCACGGCATGACTTATACCCTGCGCAGGGTGGAGCCCAGAGGCCTGAACTCGGGGGGCGCTCTGAGCTTGATCTTATTCTTTGGTTATTATTCCGGTGTGATGGCCGTAACTCTTTGGATGATATTGCCTGCGAGCTGGGTGTGAATAGTGAAGTTTTATTTCCTCTTGTGGAGCGTTTGAAAGAAAGAGGGGTGCTGGCAGATGTCTAG
- a CDS encoding radical SAM protein, translating into MGEKYTPVNKGHFYELEPPERVAAFVEKLSRGWEEEYREYRRLWNELPEKGEVRDYPLLVDLETVSRCNLNCPMCPTVTDEFVEKRVKPFKKGQLSFDVIKKVIAEVAGKVYSLRLSWIGEPTLHPKLIDAVKLAKQSGIKEVSFLTNGYRLELDYFIKLVDAGIDLITVSIDGMGETYNQIRKPLIFDETLKRLQDISDYKKANNLEKPLIKIQGVWPAIRENPEKFYNTFAPIVDLIAFNPLIDYLHNDTNIVYVDNFACPQHYQRVVIGSNGKASMCSSDDFMDIDIGDITTQTIHEIWHGNKFKAVRAIHARPDGFKELKPCKNCFYPRKTAADEEAMINGRLIRIENYINRAQVVGK; encoded by the coding sequence ATGGGTGAAAAATACACGCCGGTCAATAAGGGCCATTTCTATGAGCTGGAGCCCCCAGAGCGTGTCGCGGCATTCGTTGAAAAGTTGTCCAGGGGTTGGGAAGAAGAGTACCGAGAATATCGAAGGCTCTGGAATGAACTTCCTGAAAAAGGTGAAGTGAGAGATTACCCGCTCTTGGTTGATCTGGAGACGGTGTCACGATGCAACCTTAATTGCCCAATGTGTCCGACGGTTACGGATGAATTTGTTGAGAAGCGAGTTAAGCCCTTCAAAAAGGGGCAGCTAAGTTTTGATGTTATTAAAAAAGTAATTGCAGAAGTGGCGGGAAAGGTTTATTCATTAAGATTAAGTTGGATCGGTGAGCCAACACTTCACCCTAAATTAATCGATGCAGTGAAGTTGGCGAAACAGAGCGGCATCAAAGAGGTTTCGTTTTTGACGAATGGATATCGGTTAGAGCTTGATTATTTTATTAAGCTTGTGGATGCGGGAATAGATCTTATTACTGTTTCCATTGATGGTATGGGTGAGACCTATAATCAGATACGAAAACCACTAATATTCGACGAGACCTTGAAGAGGCTGCAAGATATTTCCGATTATAAGAAGGCAAACAATCTGGAGAAGCCGTTAATAAAAATCCAAGGTGTATGGCCAGCCATCAGAGAAAATCCGGAAAAATTCTATAATACATTCGCCCCAATCGTCGATCTAATTGCGTTTAATCCGCTAATTGATTATTTGCATAACGATACAAATATTGTTTATGTGGACAATTTTGCATGTCCGCAGCATTATCAGCGAGTAGTTATTGGTTCAAATGGTAAAGCGTCGATGTGTAGTAGTGATGATTTCATGGATATCGACATAGGTGACATAACTACGCAAACAATTCATGAAATCTGGCATGGAAATAAATTTAAGGCAGTTCGTGCAATACATGCTAGGCCCGATGGGTTCAAGGAACTTAAGCCGTGTAAGAATTGTTTCTATCCTCGCAAAACCGCGGCTGATGAGGAGGCTATGATCAATGGTCGGTTGATCAGGATAGAAAACTATATAAATCGTGCTCAAGTGGTCGGAAAATAG